The genomic DNA ATGGAGAACATCCCAATAACCTGCTTAGCCTACCAGAATGCCCGTAATTTCCTTTCTCAATAATAAGGGAGGCTCAGATGCCAAGATTCAAGGTAGCACATATCCGGGAACAAGGTGTAGACCTTGTCATTATCCCTCTGGATAAGTCATTCGGATATAAAACTGAAGATGAAAAAGACTCGATAGTTTCAGAACTACAAATCAGGGCTTCATCTGCGGGATTAGCTGGCACAGTAGTGCCGGTTTGGGATAATGGTGGTGGACGTATGGCATTTATTGCTCCTCATAATTGGCACCTGTTTTTCAAGAGCTTAAGTCTTCCATTCATTGCCGCAAATATTAACCGTGAATTGTACTGGTAGTGCGGAGAGCTCTATCAGTACAACTACAGGATAACAAAAGCTCAGTTGTGGATGAAGGAGGAGTTTATGGATCTCGAAGCAGATATTAACTGTCCTGGGTGCAAGCGTAAGATAAAAATCAAAATTAAAGAAATGGTTCCTGGCCGCAAGAAAACGTGCTCGTATTGCAGAGCAGAAATTCAATTCAGCGGTGATGACGGTCGGAAAGCACAGAAGGCAATGGATGAGCTTGAGAAATCCCTAAAAAGCCTCTTCAAATAGAGGGTTGCATCACAAAAAGTGACACCCTAATCTTGTCTCTAAATAAGAGAACCTCTTGTTTTTAAAGGAGAGGAATATGCTGATACCATTTTTCGGCTTGCCCCGTTGTTTATGCAAATTCATTCTTTTGGTAGCGGTAGTGGCTCCTTTAACATCTGGATGTGTAAGTATCCCGACTCGAAATTTTGATGCTTACAGGAGCAGCTTTGCAGCGGCAAAGACAGCGACAGAAGATATAGTACTTCGTGGGAAAATTGCGGCAAAAGCTCTTGCTGAAGACCCTGCGAACCCACAACCTGCAGCAGAACGCCTGGCCAAGTTAAAGGAAAGGGACCAGGCAGCAAATGAACGACTTCTGGCGTTGGAAACAATCGACCGTTACAACACGGTACTTGTTCAACTCGCTGAGGGCAAAAACCCTAAAAACGTCAAATCTAGCCTAGAGTCGTTCAGCAACAGTCTCCTGCAGATTGGGTCAAGTAGAATTACGGAAGCAGTCCAGAAGGCTGTCCCTTATGCCGGCATTGCAGCCGAAATTATTGCGATGGCTGACGAGGCTACAAATAGGAGGGAATTCCTGAACCTTGTTACGAAGGGAGGGGAACCAGTCCGCGAGATCATCGGAATATTGATTGCCGATGCAGATGACATCGACAAAATCGTTTCTGAGCAAATGGCAGTACCTCGGGACTTATCCGATAATCGGCTTTCAGGCCTTCGATTTCAATTCCTTAATGTTGCGGACGAACTACAGGTCGCAACAGAGATCACCGGTGTTATTAAACAAATGAATGATGCAAGGGCTACACTTGTTCACCAGAAACTGCCTGAGGTTAAACCTCGTGTTGGAGTTCGGACTCCCGGGCATACAGACCTGGCGATGCTAAAGATGCTGGTGGATTCAACAAAGAACGAAATTGCAATCGCAAATGCGATAACCAGCAGGATCAAATCTCAGCACGAAGTGATTGTCGAATACAAGAAGCTTCTTAATCAAACCAGAATGTCATTACTACAGTTAGAAAAAACGATAAAATACAATCGGCCAGTTGCCACTGCTGATTTTATAAATAGGGCTTTGGGGTTAAGGGAAGCAACTTTGAAATTACGGGAGGGAGTCTGAAATGGCGAGTACAACAGAAATATATGAAGCTACAATCGCTAAATTGCAGAACTACGTGAATGACGAGCCTGACCAAGAGAAGAGGGATGTAGCGACAAAACAAATACGACAGCTTCGAATTGCCATACAAGAGGCGCGTTTCGATGATTTTTGTCAGCGGACTTCACGTCTCACAGAATTAAAGGAGGCACTTGAAATTATTGTAAATTATGGGAGTGACGGCTCGGGAGCATCTGGGGCTATTGCGGAACTTGATGAATACGTGAAGGCCATTATACCTTAGCTCGATCCACGCTGGAAGAAGGGGCCGGTGTGCGGAGCTTTACTTTCCATTGACGCGGGATCTCAATATCGTGCTCGGCTTGAAGGTCAACACACTCCGCGATGAGATGGTAATAGCTTCTCCGGTCTGAGGGTTCCTTCCGGTCCGATCCGCCTTCTTCCGAACCACAAAGTTCCCAAAGCCGCTGATCTTCACATGCCCTTCCTTGACTATCGCCTCTTTGAGCGCTTCCAAGGCAAGTTCCACTAGTTCAATTGAATCGTTCTTCGTGCATGACAGCCTTTCTTGAATTCTTTCCGCTATATCAGCTTTCGTCATCCCAGGACCTCTTCGTTTAATATGAGTGCTGTAAATATCACAAATGATTAATAACATCCATCAGATTTGAAGAGACCGGAACACATTGGGGAGTGCAGGCGGTAATCCCGTACATCCTGGCAAGAGATTCAAGTTTTCAAGGTCAGTAAGTGCTGCGACACCAGAAGTTCCTTGTCTGCCCGATTCATGGCCTTGATCTGTGATTCCCTTTTGGCTGCAGAAGAGCGGTTGTGGGCATTTTCGGAATACACAACCTGTAATGGATGTCGTCCCCGGAAATATTTGGCGCCACTTCCATTTGCGTGCTGCCGGAGGCGCCTATCAATATCCGTGATCATCCCAGTATAGAGTTGTCGGAATAGAGAATTATGTAGACGAGCCAGTTTATTGCCTAAACCTTCATCGATCTGGCGACGAATTCCGCAAAAGGCTTTATTTCTCCCCGCGAACTCGCCGATTCAAGGCATGCCATATAATCAGATCGTTGTTCAATCCGGATTACCGTCCACGGGTAACCGCCGGACGCCAGCATGGCATTCATCAGGAACCGGCCCAATCTGCCATTGCCATCAAAATACGGATGGATGTACACAAACAGAAAATGTCCCAGAACAGCGCGAACGGCTGCGCTCTGTTCAGCCTCCAACAGGTCGCACAGTTCCGGCATCATGTCACGGACTGCATCCTGAGAAGGGGGAACGTGCGTTGCACCCCTGATAAAAACCTTGTCAGTCCGGTATCCGGCCAGGTCCGCCGGCTTGAGGAAACCGGCATCGACATTTGGTGAGAAAAGGTTGCGATACCATGAAGCGTGGTCATGGCGGAAAGCGGCGCCGGGATTTGCTCCGGTCAGAATGCTTCTGATCGTGGTCTTGACCTCGTTATGAGCGAGCCAGTAACCGTGTGCCGCCATGGCATTTTTCATTTCCGCGTCAGAGCCATTACTTTCCGGATTCCAGTCCCCGGTGGCGACCTTTTGAATAAGATCCGGAGTGACACGATACCCTTCAATGGAGAGGGAATGATAGGCATCGGTTTTATAGTTTTCTTCAACTGCATCCATGAACTTCTCTATGTCGCACGGGATGCCTGGTTCAGCGGGGAAAGAGCTCAAGACGATCTCTCGCATGGTTTGCCACATGAGACGCATTCGCAGGACATAGGGCGATTGCGCTCTGGTGAATGCCAGGGCCGGCGGTGCGATGCTGAAAGGATTCGACTCGTTGACCACAAATCCAGCTGCTCTCATGGTCGCCAATACATCAGCCGCCAATTCTTCTCGCCCCGATGCCCGTAGCGCGCCGGCGAGACGCCCGGCTACACTGCTATGGCCCCCTTCCAGGAGTTCCCGGTTGAGATCCGACGCATCCCGCAACTGATGAAGAGCGATATGGGCATCCTGGACATAGGTAGTGAAAAATGCCTCCGGCACCCGGATGAGTGCCACCGGCAGTGTTAGAACGCGGATTCGTTCCACCACCTGGATTTTCCCGGCAGGAATAAAATCCTTTACCTTGTAGTCCAGGATCGAGCAATTGTCAGGCAGCTTCAGCAGACCGTTCTGGCCAAGCGGCGAATGGATCACAACCTGCTGCGGTGTAATAGTCTTTCCCGTATGCAGAAACAATGAGTATTCTGCTGATACGTGCCATTGATCACCAAACCGCTCGGTGCAATAGCCTTGGATGAAGTCACGCATCGCCGCATACCAGGGCGTGCTGTCGCCGGTCTCTTCGCCCGGCCGGCAGGGCATATACCACCCCTTGACAATAGGTCGCAGGAAGCCGTTCTTAACAAGACTCTCCCGCTGCATTCGAGTCAGGTCACCCGACTTTATGGCGGTTTTACCGTCATCCTGCAATATCTTCAGGGCACTTAGAGCATCGGCAAGCCTGCGTTGTACCGGAGTTGTTGCCATTGCAATCCCTTTCCCACTTCTAGACTATTGTGCATTACAATAACTAGTTTATTCTGTATTGTCAACGCTAGATTATTGTGCATGGCGGTAGCAAGATTATTCTGTCGAAGCGCCTGCCGGTTTGAAGGTTGGAGCAACCTTCGCTCATCTAGTATCCTCCGTTAATTATCTAGAATCGGCTATATTCATTCTTTCATGGCGTTGTGGTGAATAACATCAATGATCATGTATATAATGGTGGCCTTGTGGCATTAATGCTGATATATATACGAGCGTATATGTGGGGTCATGGAGGTAACATGAAGATTGCCAGTGCGGAAGACATCGGGCGCATCATCAAACAGAAGCGGAAAAACGATCGCCTCACGTTGGAAGAGGCTGCTGCTGTTTGCGGAGTGAGCTATGCCTTTATGTCTGCCCTGGAGAACGGCAAGGAAACGGTTCGACTGAACAAGGTGCTCCAGGTAATCAAGTGCCTGGGTATCGAGTTGGAAGCGAAACCACGGACGTGGGCGACTCCGGGGGCCGAATCATGACTGCAGCTCTCTCGGTGAGAATTGATGATGCAGTAGTCGGGCGGCTCTGGTTGGACGAGAAGAAGCGGTTCTGCTTCCAGTACGACCAGGACTGGCTGGAGCGTTCGAAAATCCCCCTGTCGCTCTCGCTGCCGCTCAGGACCGACCCCTATCTTGACGACGAGTCGCATCCCTTCTTCGCGAACCTCCTTCCTGAAGACAAAATCAGGGCAGTGATCGTCCGCAATCTCGGAATCTCGCTGAATAATGATTTCGGCCTGCTGGAGCGGATCGGTGGCGACTGCGCCGGTGCTGTTTCTTTTTATCCCGAGACCGGAGAACTGAAACACGAACCTGGTCGATATCGCCAGCTCTCGGCGGATGAGCTCGCCGCCATCATCAGAGAACTGCCGCGTCGACCGCTTCTTGCCGGCGAGAAGGGGGTACGGCTCTGCCTTGCCGGCGCGCAGAAGAAGCTGCCCGTCTTCTACGATGACGACCACTTCCATCTCGGATATGGCGCATTCACTTCCAACTACATTATCAAACCGGCAATCGAGGACCTTGACGGCTCGGTAGAGAACGAAGCATTCTGCATGGCGCTAGCGGGCGAGATCGGCCTGGATGTGCCGCGCTCGTTCATCCATCAGCATGAGGATACAAGGGTCTTTGTCGTCAAACGGTATGATCGCATTACAACCGTGGATGGCACAAAGAGGCTGCACCAGGAGGATTTCTGCCAGGCGCTCGGGGTTCCACCAGAGTTCAAATACGAATCCGAAGGGGGCCCATCACTGGCGGCATGCTTCGATCTGGTACGGAAGACAAGCGTCAGATCGGGAAAGGATGTGCTGTCACTGCTGAACTGGGTAATCTTCAACTACCTGATCGGCAACTCCGACGCCCACGGTAAGAACATTTCCCTGCTATTACTGCCTGAAGGGCCAATGCTGGCCCCTTTCTACGATCTCCTTTCCACCCGGATCTACGCCCAGTATGGCCTGGCAGAAGGGCTGGCCATGAAGATCGGCGGAGAGAACGATCCTGGCGACATCCAGAAGAAGCATTGGGAGCTGTTTGCCGAGGAGGTCGGCATCAAGCCGCGGCTGGTGCTGACCCGTGTCGCCGATCTCGCGCAGAAGATCGAGGTTGCCCGTCTGCAGCTCTTCAAGGGCGCCTTCGCACCCTACAAGTGTGATGCCCTCTACCGCTTGATGGATTTCATGGGGGAGCAGGCAGAGAAAACCATGCATAAGCTTGCATAGGTATCCTGCTAGTTTCGCATCTCCTATCCCCTCTCACCGGCACCCAGTTGCCGCAAACTTGTAATATCCCGCAAAGGTGGGGCTCCAAACATGCGGTTGTACTCGCGGCTGAACTGCGAAGGACTTTCATATCCAACCTGAAATGCTGCGTTTGCAGCATCCATCCGCTCCGCCAGCATGAGACGCCTGGCCTCCTGCAAACGTAGCTGTTTCTGGTACTGTAACGGGCTCAATGCCGTCATTGACCGGAAGTGTTGATGAAAGGTCGAGGTACTCATGCGCGCCTGCTCTGCGAGTTCTTCGATGCGCAACGGCCGCATGAAATTCACCTTCAGCCATTCGATTGTCCGAGCTATCTGATGACTCTGGCTACCCGCCGATGCAATCTGGCGCAGTCGCGCCCCCTGATCCCCTACCAGCAGCCTGTAGATAATCTCCCGCTGGATAATCGGCGCCAGGATCGGAATATCCTGTGGCTCGCCAAGCAGATCGATCAGCCGATGAAAGGCAGTAAGCAACGGAAGGTTGACCTCCCCAGTCGCCATACCACGGCCCGATTGCTGCGTACGCGGTGCAGGAAGGCTGCTGTCGGCCATGAGTTGTGAAATCTCGCGCTGATCGAGCTTCAGCCTGAGCCCCAGGTAAGGCTTTCCCGGACTCGCTTCGATTATCTGCACGACAGTGGGTAGATGTACGGACGTGATCAGGTAGTGGTGCGCGTCATATACGTAGGTATCTTCCCCCAGGATTACGCGTTTCGCCCCCTGTGCTATGAGACAGATGCTCGGTTCGTACATGCCGCTAACCGGCTCCGTTGGTTGCTCACGTCGGAAAAGGGCCAAGCCGCGAATAGCCGTTTCGTTTGGCTCTATCTGTTCGGTCCATCGGGCAACTCGCTTTCCCAAAGATTCTATCGCTGTTTCCATTTGTTCCACCCGCAGGTTCCTGCATGACAATTAGGTTTTTTCCCGCACTCTACATATAGAGCGTACCTTATCATCTCTTCGGCTTTCAACGAAAATTTACCGTTCCGTAGGATTAGGCAAAAAACACGGAGGATCAATCTACCGCTTTTGCCACTTAATCGGTACGATACAATTAATAATTGATCAGCTGCTACGGATCAGTTGGGCCGTAAGTGATGAAAGGAGAAAACAATGCAAAAGCGATTATTGGGGAAAAGTGGTCTTGAGGTATCAGCACTCGGTTTCGGCTGTATGGGTATGAGTTTCGGATACGGACCCCCAAAGGATAAGCTAGAAATGATCGCCATACTCAGGGCCGCTGTCGAGCGTGGAATTACCTTTTTCGATACGGCAGAAGTCTACGGCCCTTTCACCAACGAAGAGCTTGTCGGAGAAGCGCTTGCGCCATTCCGCAACCGGTTGACTATAGCCACCAAGTTCGGTTTTGACACCAGTGTTGATCCCCGTTCGACTAAGGGAGGTGGGCCGGTACTGAACAGCCGACCGGAGCACATCAAGGAAGTGGCCGAAGCCTCGCTAAAGCGACTCAGGACAGATGTCATCGATCTCTTTTACCAGCACCGGGTCGATCCGGACGTGCCGATCGAAGAGGTGGCAGGAGCAGTAAAGGATTTAATCCGGGAGGGGAAGGTCAAGCACTTCGGCCTCTCGGAAGCAGGAATACAGACTGTTCGGCGTGCCCATGCTGTCCAGCCGGTGGCAGCGGTTCAGAATGAGTACTCGCTCTGGTTCAGACGCCCTGAAGAAGGACTGTTGCAGACCCTTGAAGAACTGGGGATCGGCCTCGTCCCCTACAGCCCTCTTGGCAAGGGATTCCTCACCGGCAAAATCGACCAGGCGACAACGTTCGACAGCACCGACTTCCGTAGCACCCTACCGCGCTTCGCACCGGAGGCATTAAAAGCGAACCAGGCTCTGGTCGATTTGCTCGACCGCATCGCAACACAGAAGAATGCAACAACTGCCCAGATTGCGCTGGCATGGCTCTTGGCCCAGAAGCCATGGATCGTGCCGATTCCGGGAACCACAAAGCTGAATCGCCTGGATGAAAACATCGGCGCTGCTTCAATAGAACTCACGGCTGACGATCTTGCCACTATCGAACAGGCCGCCGCAAAAATCACTGTACACGGAAACCGCTACCCCGAAAAAATTGAAGAGTTGACGGGACGATGAGCAAACGAAGGTACTCAGAAAGAAGATACCAAGTATGCAGAAACTAACTTTAATAATGGCGTGGAGATGCCCGTTCTCGGATTCGGCGTCTTCCAGGTCAGCGACCTCAACGAATGTGAACGCAGCGTCAGTGATGCCTTGCAAACGGGCTATCGACTGATTGATACGGCTGCCTCTTACATGAATGAAAGAGCCGTCGGCGACGCGATAAGGAGTAGTGGCGTGGCCAGGCATGAGCTGTTCGTGACCACTCACTCAGTATGCTGGTGTAGATGCTAATCGGTTAGGCTTGCTAGGCATTTGTGGGGGTGGTGGCTATTCACTGAAAGCGGCCCAAACCGACAAGCGATTCAAAGCCGTTTCCACTCTGAGCATGTTTAATTCCGGATTAGTTCGGCGCAATGGCTATATGGATTCGCAAGTAGCCACAATCCAGGAACGGTTGCAGCAGGCTTCTGACGCCCGGGCGCAAGAAGCGGCCGGAGGCAAGATTATCTATGCAGGTGATACCAAACTGACTGATGAACAAATTGCCAAATTGCCGTTTGAATTGTATCGCCAGGGGTTTGAATACTACGGCAAGACTCACGCCCACCCAAACTCCACTTCCAAATACACCATGAGTAGCCTCATCGATTTGATGAGTTTCGATGCCGCCAGCAATATGGATCTGATCAATCAACCGTTGCTGATGATAGCGGGCAGCAAGGCCGACTCACTGTATATGACCCAAAGTGCCTTTGCAGGTGCGACTGGCACGAGAAACAAAGAGCTGTTCCTGATTGATGGCGCAACCCATATCGAAACATATTGGAAACCGGAATATGTGAATCAGGCCATGGCTAAATTGACCTCGTTCTTCGGCACGACACTGAGATAAGAAGCCGCTATGCAGGCAATATTGTATGAGCTACGGAGTGTATACCATGAAAAACAGTGACAGTTCTAGTGGAGGGACAAACCTCACCCGCCGGGAATTCATCAAAGGGGTTGGGCTGGGTGGTGGGGCTGTGGTCCTACTTGGTCAGTTCGGGGTCCAGGGTTT from Geobacter sp. DSM 9736 includes the following:
- a CDS encoding aldo/keto reductase — translated: MQKRLLGKSGLEVSALGFGCMGMSFGYGPPKDKLEMIAILRAAVERGITFFDTAEVYGPFTNEELVGEALAPFRNRLTIATKFGFDTSVDPRSTKGGGPVLNSRPEHIKEVAEASLKRLRTDVIDLFYQHRVDPDVPIEEVAGAVKDLIREGKVKHFGLSEAGIQTVRRAHAVQPVAAVQNEYSLWFRRPEEGLLQTLEELGIGLVPYSPLGKGFLTGKIDQATTFDSTDFRSTLPRFAPEALKANQALVDLLDRIATQKNATTAQIALAWLLAQKPWIVPIPGTTKLNRLDENIGAASIELTADDLATIEQAAAKITVHGNRYPEKIEELTGR
- a CDS encoding GIY-YIG nuclease family protein — translated: MITDIDRRLRQHANGSGAKYFRGRHPLQVVYSENAHNRSSAAKRESQIKAMNRADKELLVSQHLLTLKT
- a CDS encoding integration host factor subunit alpha encodes the protein MTKADIAERIQERLSCTKNDSIELVELALEALKEAIVKEGHVKISGFGNFVVRKKADRTGRNPQTGEAITISSRSVLTFKPSTILRSRVNGK
- a CDS encoding Fic family protein — protein: MATTPVQRRLADALSALKILQDDGKTAIKSGDLTRMQRESLVKNGFLRPIVKGWYMPCRPGEETGDSTPWYAAMRDFIQGYCTERFGDQWHVSAEYSLFLHTGKTITPQQVVIHSPLGQNGLLKLPDNCSILDYKVKDFIPAGKIQVVERIRVLTLPVALIRVPEAFFTTYVQDAHIALHQLRDASDLNRELLEGGHSSVAGRLAGALRASGREELAADVLATMRAAGFVVNESNPFSIAPPALAFTRAQSPYVLRMRLMWQTMREIVLSSFPAEPGIPCDIEKFMDAVEENYKTDAYHSLSIEGYRVTPDLIQKVATGDWNPESNGSDAEMKNAMAAHGYWLAHNEVKTTIRSILTGANPGAAFRHDHASWYRNLFSPNVDAGFLKPADLAGYRTDKVFIRGATHVPPSQDAVRDMMPELCDLLEAEQSAAVRAVLGHFLFVYIHPYFDGNGRLGRFLMNAMLASGGYPWTVIRIEQRSDYMACLESASSRGEIKPFAEFVARSMKV
- a CDS encoding helix-turn-helix domain-containing protein, which encodes MKIASAEDIGRIIKQKRKNDRLTLEEAAAVCGVSYAFMSALENGKETVRLNKVLQVIKCLGIELEAKPRTWATPGAES
- a CDS encoding type II toxin-antitoxin system HipA family toxin — encoded protein: MTAALSVRIDDAVVGRLWLDEKKRFCFQYDQDWLERSKIPLSLSLPLRTDPYLDDESHPFFANLLPEDKIRAVIVRNLGISLNNDFGLLERIGGDCAGAVSFYPETGELKHEPGRYRQLSADELAAIIRELPRRPLLAGEKGVRLCLAGAQKKLPVFYDDDHFHLGYGAFTSNYIIKPAIEDLDGSVENEAFCMALAGEIGLDVPRSFIHQHEDTRVFVVKRYDRITTVDGTKRLHQEDFCQALGVPPEFKYESEGGPSLAACFDLVRKTSVRSGKDVLSLLNWVIFNYLIGNSDAHGKNISLLLLPEGPMLAPFYDLLSTRIYAQYGLAEGLAMKIGGENDPGDIQKKHWELFAEEVGIKPRLVLTRVADLAQKIEVARLQLFKGAFAPYKCDALYRLMDFMGEQAEKTMHKLA
- a CDS encoding AraC family transcriptional regulator produces the protein METAIESLGKRVARWTEQIEPNETAIRGLALFRREQPTEPVSGMYEPSICLIAQGAKRVILGEDTYVYDAHHYLITSVHLPTVVQIIEASPGKPYLGLRLKLDQREISQLMADSSLPAPRTQQSGRGMATGEVNLPLLTAFHRLIDLLGEPQDIPILAPIIQREIIYRLLVGDQGARLRQIASAGSQSHQIARTIEWLKVNFMRPLRIEELAEQARMSTSTFHQHFRSMTALSPLQYQKQLRLQEARRLMLAERMDAANAAFQVGYESPSQFSREYNRMFGAPPLRDITSLRQLGAGERG